A window of Rhizobium acidisoli contains these coding sequences:
- a CDS encoding nucleoside hydrolase: MGVWIDTDMGFDDIAAILVVAQSDYAIDGVSLVFGNAPLPQVRSNAAGAASAFGWNFPIHTGRAMPVLGKLETAQAILGATGIPTIGKSLPEASALAESDAFAALCRWLDGQGQRRILALGPLTNIAAVALARPDLAARISDLVWMGGGVTSGNHTASAEFNALADPESLSIVIAHGLPLRMVDLDLCRKVLARPEDAEPVRNAGGANAELIADLFAGYIRIGTSRGRPGMAIYDPSAAVAFVAPDIVGFRPARIDVELQGSLTRGRTVVETRATHATFNAQFAAEIDAERARGIILAALVNEARK, from the coding sequence ATGGGCGTCTGGATCGACACCGACATGGGCTTCGACGACATCGCCGCCATTCTGGTGGTGGCACAGTCGGATTACGCGATCGACGGCGTGTCGCTGGTCTTCGGCAATGCGCCGTTGCCGCAGGTGAGAAGCAATGCCGCCGGCGCCGCCAGCGCCTTCGGCTGGAATTTCCCCATCCACACCGGTCGCGCCATGCCGGTTCTCGGCAAGCTCGAAACCGCCCAGGCGATCCTCGGCGCAACCGGCATCCCAACCATCGGCAAGAGCCTGCCGGAAGCATCAGCCCTTGCCGAGAGCGATGCCTTCGCAGCACTGTGCCGCTGGCTGGACGGCCAGGGCCAGCGCCGCATCCTGGCGCTTGGCCCGCTCACCAATATCGCCGCCGTGGCACTCGCCCGCCCCGATCTTGCCGCCCGTATCAGCGACCTCGTCTGGATGGGCGGCGGCGTCACGTCGGGCAATCACACGGCCTCTGCCGAGTTCAATGCGCTCGCCGATCCCGAGTCTCTGTCCATCGTCATCGCCCATGGCCTGCCGCTGCGCATGGTCGATCTCGACCTCTGCCGCAAGGTGCTGGCAAGGCCGGAGGATGCCGAGCCGGTGCGCAATGCCGGCGGCGCCAATGCCGAGCTGATCGCCGATCTGTTTGCAGGTTACATCCGCATCGGCACCAGCCGCGGCCGTCCCGGTATGGCGATCTACGATCCTTCTGCCGCGGTCGCCTTCGTCGCTCCCGATATCGTCGGCTTTCGCCCCGCGCGCATCGACGTCGAGCTTCAGGGCAGCCTGACCCGTGGCCGCACCGTCGTCGAGACCCGCGCCACGCATGCGACCTTCAACGCGCAATTCGCCGCCGAAATCGATGCCGAGAGGGCGCGCGGGATCATTCTCGCCGCCCTGGTCAACGAGGCCCGCAAATGA
- a CDS encoding adenine deaminase, producing MNATPRQEPADLNDPALRARAVAAARGDAPFDVLITGGRLLDAVTGLIREADIGLVGALIASVHVPASRTDAAEIIDAAGSIAAPGLIDTHMHVESSMVTPAEYASAVLPRGVTTIVWDPHEFGNVHGLDGVRWAIEAARSLPLRMILLAPSCVPSAPGLELAGADFDAAVIAEMLRASAVGGVAEVMNMRGVIDGDPRMSAIVNAGLASGKLVCGHARGLGGADLNAFMAAGVTSDHELTSGADLAAKLSAGLTIELRGSHDHLLQEFVEVLNGLGHLPATVTLCTDDVFPDELCQSGGLDDVVRRLVRYGMKPEWALRAATFNAAQRLKRSDLGLVAAGRRADIVLFEDLEEFRARLVISSGRIVARDGGMQGGIKQLDTAPLENSVKLPQFVADDFRIPSKGERVRVATIDRPRFTQWGEAETEVRNGFVVPPTGSAMIAVAHRHGKTDGIPRIGFLTGWGEWRGAFCTTVSHDSHNLTVFGGNARDMALAANAVISAGGGMAVARDGAIEAILPLPLSGLVTDASLKDTASAFAGIRKAMEKIVDWKPPYRVFKACFGATLACNAGPHQTDRGIADVVTGKVLESPVSEVL from the coding sequence ATGAACGCCACCCCTCGCCAGGAACCCGCCGATCTCAACGATCCCGCCCTGCGCGCCCGCGCCGTTGCCGCCGCGCGCGGCGACGCCCCCTTCGATGTGCTGATTACCGGCGGCCGGCTGCTCGACGCGGTGACCGGCCTGATCCGGGAGGCCGATATCGGCCTCGTCGGCGCCTTGATCGCAAGCGTCCATGTCCCGGCAAGCCGCACTGATGCGGCCGAGATCATCGATGCGGCGGGCAGCATCGCAGCACCCGGCCTGATCGACACCCATATGCATGTCGAAAGTTCGATGGTGACGCCGGCCGAATATGCGAGCGCCGTGCTGCCGCGCGGCGTCACCACCATCGTCTGGGATCCGCATGAATTCGGCAACGTCCATGGTCTCGACGGCGTGCGTTGGGCGATCGAAGCGGCGCGCTCACTGCCGCTGCGCATGATCCTGCTCGCTCCCTCCTGCGTGCCATCGGCACCGGGGCTGGAACTTGCCGGCGCCGATTTCGATGCCGCCGTCATCGCCGAGATGTTGCGCGCCTCGGCCGTAGGCGGCGTCGCCGAGGTCATGAACATGCGCGGCGTCATCGACGGAGATCCGCGCATGAGCGCCATCGTCAATGCCGGCCTCGCCTCCGGCAAGCTCGTTTGCGGCCATGCCCGCGGCCTTGGGGGTGCAGATCTCAACGCCTTCATGGCAGCGGGCGTCACCTCCGACCACGAACTCACCTCCGGCGCCGACCTCGCCGCCAAGCTTTCAGCCGGCCTGACAATCGAGCTGCGCGGCTCCCACGACCATCTGCTTCAGGAATTCGTCGAGGTGCTGAACGGTCTCGGCCACCTGCCCGCGACCGTGACACTTTGCACCGACGACGTCTTTCCCGATGAACTCTGTCAAAGCGGCGGTCTCGACGATGTCGTCCGCCGCCTGGTGCGCTACGGCATGAAGCCGGAATGGGCGCTCCGGGCCGCGACCTTCAACGCCGCTCAGCGCCTGAAGCGCTCCGATCTCGGCCTTGTCGCCGCTGGCCGCCGCGCCGACATCGTGCTCTTCGAAGATCTTGAGGAATTCCGGGCGCGGCTGGTCATCTCGAGCGGCCGCATCGTCGCCCGCGACGGCGGCATGCAGGGTGGCATTAAGCAGCTCGATACGGCGCCGCTTGAAAATTCGGTGAAGCTCCCGCAATTCGTCGCGGATGATTTCCGCATCCCCTCGAAAGGCGAACGCGTCCGCGTCGCCACCATCGACCGCCCGCGTTTCACGCAATGGGGCGAGGCGGAGACGGAGGTCAGGAATGGGTTCGTCGTGCCGCCGACCGGCAGCGCCATGATCGCCGTCGCCCATCGCCACGGCAAGACCGACGGCATCCCGCGCATCGGTTTCCTCACCGGCTGGGGCGAATGGCGCGGCGCCTTCTGCACCACCGTCTCGCATGACAGCCACAACCTCACCGTCTTCGGCGGCAATGCCCGCGACATGGCGCTCGCCGCCAACGCCGTCATATCAGCCGGCGGCGGCATGGCGGTCGCCAGAGACGGCGCGATCGAGGCAATCCTGCCGCTGCCGCTCTCCGGCCTGGTGACCGACGCATCGCTGAAGGACACAGCTTCGGCCTTCGCCGGCATCCGCAAGGCCATGGAAAAAATCGTCGATTGGAAACCGCCCTATCGGGTCTTCAAGGCCTGCTTCGGCGCCACGCTTGCCTGCAATGCCGGCCCGCACCAGACCGACCGGGGGATTGCCGATGTGGTGACGGGCAAGGTGCTGGAAAGTCCCGTGTCGGAGGTTTTGTAA